The Cytobacillus firmus genome segment GAAGCCATTCTTTTAATAGAACTTGATGGCCACCCTCTGGCTATTGAAGAAGAAATGAAAACAATAGAAGAGATTTTTACAGACTTTGAATCTGTGAAAGTGAAAATTGCAGAAAATCAGGACGAAGCACAGAGTTACTGGAGAGCAAGGAAGCTGGTTTCCCCGGCTATTGTAAAGATAAAACCGACGAAAGTTTCTGAAGATGCCACAGTGCCCCGCAGTAAGATTCCCGATATGTTCCAAAAACTAAAAGAAATCCGTGAGAAATACGATATTCACCTAGTCGTGTTTGGGCATGCGGGTGACGGGAACCTTCATCCTAATATTATCTGTGATAAAAGAGATACGGAGGAAATGATCCGGGTTGAAAAAGCCGTAGAGGAAATCTTTAAAGCGGCTGTTGAACTGGGAGGGACACTATCCGGTGAACATGGAATCGGAACATTGAAAGCTCCTTTTATGGAGATGGAATTGGGTGCAGCCGGTCTTGATATGATGAAGAGAATTAAACAAATATGGGACCCGAATAACATTTTAAATCCAGGTAAAATCTTTCCAGAAGAAGGCCAGAAGCTGGTGCTTAGGGAATGAGTACAGGAGCCGCTCTAAAAGACAGATTACATTATAAGGAGACGTTTAATTGTGTCCAATGCGGATATTGCCTGCCGGTTTGCCCCACTTACGAAACGATGAAGAGCGAGGTGCATTCGCCGCGTGGCCGCATTAATCTTGTCAAAATGCTGGCAGAAGACAAGATCAAGGCAGAGGATCTGCGGGAACCCATCGAAAAGTGCCTTGGATGCCGCGCCTGCGAAACTGCCTGCCCCACCAGTGTTCAGTACGGGAAGATACTAGAAGGAGCAAAAGAGGTTCTAGAATTTGCAGAGCAAAAATCGAGAGCGCAAAAAATAAGTGAATCATTGATTTTTGATCAAATGTTTTCATCAAAGAGATGGATGAATACAATAGGTAATCTTTCATGGTTTTATCAAAAGTCCGGGCTGCAGAAAATGGCACAAAGAACAGGGATCACTCAGCTTGCTCCGCTTCACATGGGGACATTTGAGTCTGTTCTCCCTGATCTTCCATCTCCGGCAGAACGGAAAAACAGGGCCCGCCTTTACAAAGCCATTGGTTCCAGAAAAATCACTGTTGGATTTATTACCGGCTGTGTAATGGATGCCATTTTCTATGAGACGAACAGGAACACAATTGACCTTCTGACAAAGGCTGGAGCTGACATACTTATTCCTGAGAGTCAGACTTGCTGTGGAGCGCTGCATGCACATGCAGGGAAAATTGCGGACGCTAAAGCTCTTGCCAAACGAAATATTGAGGCATTTGAAAAGGAGGAAGCAGACTATATCGTTAACAATGCTGGAGGATGCGGCGCGACGCTTTTGGAATATGGCGAACTATTTAAGGGAAACATCGAATGGGAAAGCCGTGCACAAGCTTTTTCTAATAAAGTAAGAGATATTTCACAGGTGCTAGCTGAATTAGATGGTCTGAACTTTACAAAGGAAGTGAATGGAACCATAACCCTTCAGCCATCCTGTCATATGATTAATGTTCAAAAGGTGAAAGATGAGCCAATATCTTTATTAAAGCAAGTAAAAAGCAAAGGGTACCGTGAAATGAAAGACAAAGAACGGTGCTGTGGATCGGCTGGCATCTACAATATTGTTAACTATGAGGATTCCATGGAAATATTGGATAGTAAAATGAAAAATGCGAAAGACACAAATGCATCTATAATTGTTACTTCCAATCCAGGCTGTCTGCTGCAAATGAAATTAGGGATTCAAAGGGAAGGGCTTGAGAAGAGTGTAAGGGCTATTCATTTTGTGGATTTGCTGATTGAGGCTGGGGCGGTTTCTAAATAATTTATAAATATAGAAATTGAAGTAGCAGCTTAAATAGATTTACCTGGTACTTTTGAAATTTGATGGCGCTATCCGCACAGTGAGAATACTGTGCGGTTTTTTGAATAAAATTTTATTGAGAGGGGGGCAGCCCCTCTTTTCGAGGAATTTTTAGTAGTCTAAATAAGATATAAGTGACTACTTCTTGGGCTGATCAAGTGCTTGGTAAGCTGCCTGATACTTTCCTCCATCCGTAACTTCTGAATGGTACAAGGCCTTGAGGGCATTGTTTTTTTCAAGACCATGCTCAACCTTCAGTTCTTTAAAGCGTGTATGCAATTCTTTGTTTTCCTTAATTAGTTGTTGCATTTGAGATTTTAAATACTTCAAGGTATTTACATCCTTTCTGAATCTCTGAGTTTAGCCTAGCTATTATTAGAAATAACCTGTCTAAAAAGATCCCTAAATTGCTCCCGGTCTTCTGCTGTAAAAGGCTTTGGTCCCTTTGTTCGCTGTCCGCCCTTTCTAGCCATTGCACTTAAATAACGTGTTTGTAATAATTGGTCTATATTTTCATTTGTATATCTAAATCCTTTATGGTGAAGTACGATCACTCCTTTTGCTAAACCTAGTGAAGCAAGACCATAATCTTGCGTGACGATAATATCTCCTTTTTCCACTAACTTCACAATTCGATAATCTGCAGCTTCTGCTCCAGAATCAACATAAATGGTTTCCACTCCGGATGGCTGTTTTGCATTAGAAAAATGAGAAAAGCTTGTAACAAGGATAACCGGAATTTCAAAAGTCCTTGCTTCAGAAATAATAATTTCTTTCACCGGACAAGCATCTGCATCCACATAAATTTTCATCTTTCCCTCCTGTTAAGAAGTTCTACTCAATAAAACTTTACCTTTTCAAAGGGATTTGTGACTTTGTTAAAAAATGATCAAAAGTTCTTCCTTTTGCTATAATTTTCTTTCCTCATATTATACTTTATAGATTGTGTTGGCAAATGGAGGTTCAATTGCGCACAAAATAGTTGCTATATCCTCTGCTTTTATTAAATCGCAAAGTCTTCTGTGTTCTCAATATCCATAGTATATTGATTAATTTTGCAGGTGAGTGGAGAGGGTCTGATTGTATAGCTACGGTTATTATTCATAGGAAAACAGCCCATTGATTGGGGCTTTTTCTTTTGTGTGACAGAACATAGTAGATAAGAATCATTCTTCTTTTTTTAAAGGGGAAGTTTTTTACCCCTCTTAATTTTTGAACTGTTTAACTGGTATACTATTACCATATGAATGGTAAGTTGAGATTTTTCAGGGAGGAAATGGCAAATGGGGAACTGGATTTTTCAAGGCAATCCGAAACAATTTGATGTTGATACATATATAGAAAAAAATGAAATCGTAGATTGGAATATTCGGCAAAAGCAATTTTTGGATGAGGTACAAGCTGGGGATAAGGTG includes the following:
- a CDS encoding YaiI/YqxD family protein, whose protein sequence is MKIYVDADACPVKEIIISEARTFEIPVILVTSFSHFSNAKQPSGVETIYVDSGAEAADYRIVKLVEKGDIIVTQDYGLASLGLAKGVIVLHHKGFRYTNENIDQLLQTRYLSAMARKGGQRTKGPKPFTAEDREQFRDLFRQVISNNS
- a CDS encoding (Fe-S)-binding protein — its product is MSTGAALKDRLHYKETFNCVQCGYCLPVCPTYETMKSEVHSPRGRINLVKMLAEDKIKAEDLREPIEKCLGCRACETACPTSVQYGKILEGAKEVLEFAEQKSRAQKISESLIFDQMFSSKRWMNTIGNLSWFYQKSGLQKMAQRTGITQLAPLHMGTFESVLPDLPSPAERKNRARLYKAIGSRKITVGFITGCVMDAIFYETNRNTIDLLTKAGADILIPESQTCCGALHAHAGKIADAKALAKRNIEAFEKEEADYIVNNAGGCGATLLEYGELFKGNIEWESRAQAFSNKVRDISQVLAELDGLNFTKEVNGTITLQPSCHMINVQKVKDEPISLLKQVKSKGYREMKDKERCCGSAGIYNIVNYEDSMEILDSKMKNAKDTNASIIVTSNPGCLLQMKLGIQREGLEKSVRAIHFVDLLIEAGAVSK